The following proteins come from a genomic window of Alicyclobacillus dauci:
- a CDS encoding terminase small subunit, protein MNNVKLTPKQQAFCDYYIETGNATEAARKAGYKGKNLNRVASENLSKLDIQNYITERMAQKESARVASQDEVLEFLTGVMRGEETEQVPIIMHDYFEMANKDPSLRDRVKAAELLGKRYMLWVDKQQVDANMHTTIEIQPPPDWDD, encoded by the coding sequence GTGAACAATGTGAAGCTCACTCCGAAACAACAGGCATTTTGTGATTACTACATAGAGACAGGAAACGCGACCGAGGCGGCAAGGAAAGCTGGTTACAAAGGCAAAAACTTGAACCGTGTTGCGAGTGAAAACTTGTCAAAACTAGACATTCAAAACTATATAACGGAACGCATGGCGCAAAAGGAGTCCGCTCGCGTTGCCTCCCAAGACGAGGTGCTTGAATTCTTAACCGGTGTCATGCGTGGTGAAGAAACAGAACAGGTACCCATCATCATGCATGACTACTTCGAGATGGCGAACAAAGACCCGAGCCTGCGTGACCGTGTGAAGGCTGCTGAGCTACTCGGTAAGCGATATATGCTGTGGGTCGATAAGCAACAGGTCGATGCGAATATGCATACAACCATCGAAATTCAACCACCTCCCGACTGGGATGATTAG